Within the Cyanobium sp. ATX 6F1 genome, the region GTGGTTCGGGTGCGCAGCCGCTGGCTCAAAGGCGACCCCGGCCTGGGCTGGGTGCTCTGCGACAACCTGCGCATCGGGCTGGTCTACGCCGTCGTGCTGGAAGCCTTCAAGCTCGGTTCGTGACCAGCGCGGCCCTGCTGGCGGCCTGCGGCGTAGCGGATCCAGAGCGTTGGCGGCTCCTGGGGCAACAGCGGCTCGAGGCCGCCGCAGCTGAGGCCGAACACCAGGGTGATCCCGAACTCCGCGACGCCCTGGAACGCGCCCACCCCAGCCTGATTTGGGGCCTGTGGCTGCCGCTGCTGACGGCGCTGGAGAGGCGCCAGGGCGCCGGCAAGCCGGTGGTGATCGGAGTCAATGGCCCGGTGGGGGCCGGCAAATCCACCCTGGCGCGGGTGCTGCGGGCGCTGGCCGCCCAGGCGGGCCTCAGCCTGGCCACGGCCTCGATCGACGACGCCTACCTCCCCTGGGGGGATCGGCAACGGGTGTTGGCGGGCAATCCCTTCGGGGTGCTGCGGGTGCCCCCCGGCAGCCACGGGAGCGGGGAGCTCACGGTGGCCCTGGAGCGTTGGCGCCAGGGCGGGGTGCTGCGCCTGCCCCGCTTCGACAAGACCCTGCGGGGGGGTGACGGGGACCGCAGCGGCTGGGGGGAGCAACGGGCCGATGCCGTGCTGCTGGAGGGCTGGCTGCTCGGCTGCCGGCCGCTGGCGGCGGACCAGCTCGAGTACCTCGTTGAGGCCCACGGTGGCGCCGCCGGCCTCGGGCTGACAACGGCGGAAGTCGCCTGGCTGCCCCGCTGGAACAACGCCCTGGAGTTGTATGCGCCCCTCTGGGGACAACTGGACGCCCTCTGGATCCTGCGACCGGGCGATTGGCACTGGCCCAGGCGCTGGCGCCTGGAGGCCGAAGCGCGACAGCGGCGCCGCACCCCAGGCTCAGGGCTCACGGCAGCGGCTGTGCTGGCTTTGGTGCGGGCCAGCCTCGGATCCTTGCCCCCCCGGCTCTACCAGGACCCGCTGCTGAGCACGGCCGAGGGGGTGGCCCTGCTTGATCGCCGCCGCCGTTGTCTCTGGAGTGGCACAGGCGCTGAAGCGCCCGCAGCGCTCAATCAGCTGTCGCTGGACTCGTCGACGTCAGCGATCGGATAGATGAAGCCCTGGGCCCGGCCGCTCAACACGGACTTGCCGATCGAGAGAGCTTTCTGGGCGGCCTCGCCGGCCTTCGCCTTCCAGTGGGCGTGGCGCTGATTGCGCTTGCCCTTGGA harbors:
- the rpmF gene encoding 50S ribosomal protein L32, encoding MAVPKKKTSKGKRNQRHAHWKAKAGEAAQKALSIGKSVLSGRAQGFIYPIADVDESSDS